The nucleotide window CTCTTATGTTCAAAAGAATGATATCCTAACTCTATCAGATTGCTATCCAGCCCTTTCAACTGTTCAACACTCATTATCTTCTCCTTTCCCTCAATCCAATAATCGTAATTTCCTACATAAGAAAATGGAACAAAAAAAGATGCTTTTAATTGATATTTTTCAAGTAATGGGACGGCAAAAATAAGTTGATTTTCAGTAACATCGTCAAAGGTAATAATAACGCTTTTTTTAGGCAAAAAATTACGACTTCCCAATTCATCAAAATGAAATGTCTGATAGCCATTGTCATGCAAAAACTTAAAATGAGATTCAAGTTTTTCGGTAGAAACAGTTAAATCTTTGGATTTTAAAACATCATCTGTAACATTGTGGTACATTAAGATTGGCAACTTCGACATTAATTTTTTTTTTTGTAATATTGATGACTTTTCAAATTTAACTTTTTTATTTATAAATAGCCCATACAATAATGAGAATTTTAGTCATTCAACAAAAAAGGATTGGTGACGTACTTACAAGTACGATAATATGTAATAATTTAAAAAAACAATATCCAGATGCTACAATTGATTACATGTGTTATACCAATAGTCTTGATGTACTAATAGGAAATCAGAATATTGACAACGTAATACCTCTTCCTCATAAAGTAAGAAAAAATTATTTCTCGTTATTTAAGTTTATTTTTGAGATTCGAGCAAAAAAATATGACGTTGTCATTGATGTTTACAACAAACTGGAAACCAATCTAATTACGATGTTTACCGGTGCCAAAATTAAAATTGGCTACCATAAATGGTACACAACTGTTTTCTATACTCATAATTTAAAACGTTTTGACAATAATGAAAAACCAAAATATGGTTTTGCCATTGATAACAGACTTTTGCTTCTGGAACCGTTAAAACTGGATAAAAACAAAATAGATCCATATCCTAAACTATTTGTGAGCCCAAAAGAAAAAGAAGAAACGATTTCACTTTTTGAAAAACACAAAATTGACAGAACCAAAACAACAATAATGATAAGTTTGCTTGGCAGCGAAAAAAACAAAACTTATCCATTGGAATATATGACCAAAATTGTAGAATATGTTGCAAATCATAAAGATGTAACAATTCTTTTTAATTATTTTGACAGTCAAATTGAAGATGCCAAAACGATATATAATTCCTGTTCCAAAGAGACTCAGGAAAAAATACGTTTCGATTTGTTTGGTAAAGATTTAAGGTCATTTGTAGCCATAATGAACGAATGCGATTTGATTATTGGCAATGACGGAGGAGCTATCAATATGGCAAAAGCGCTGAACAAACCTGCTTTCACAATTTTTTCACCATTTGTGGAAAAAAATATCTGGGCAACATTTGAAGATGGTTCAAAAAATATATCCGTTCACCTAAAAGACTTCAGGCCTGATTTATTTACGGATATTGACCATAAAGAGATAAAGAAAAACCACACTTCGTTGTACCAACTACTCACACCTGAACTTTTTAAAGATAAAATCGATTTTTTTATAACCAACAATTCATAATACCGCTTACTTTTTATTTTATAAAAATCAAATCCGTCAAAAACCTATCCAATCGTATTAATGGATGTTTCTATTATTATAGTCAATTACCGAAGTTGGAAACCATTACTTAATTGTCTGGAATCGATACTTTGCACAAATAAAACAAACATCCGTTTTGAAGTAATCATAGTTGACAATTTCTCGAATGATGGACAATTTGATTTCTTTCAAAATAAATTTAAGGATTTTATTTTCATCAAAAACAATAGTAATTTGGGTTTTGCCAATGGGTGTAATCTGGGCGCAAGACAGGCAAAAGGGAACTATTTTCTCTTTTTGAATCCCGACACCAAGATTTCGGCCAACACACTTGAAACTCTTTTTTTTTCATACAAAAAACATTCAGAAATAGGTATATTGTCGTGCATTCAGGTTGACAAAAACAACCGCCCTTATTACCAGAAAAATATTTTCCCATCACTGATTCTGATTTTTGGAATAAGCCGTTTTTTGTATCGAAAAACAATTAATCAATTTGATTCAAATGGGGAATTGTTTTATCCTGACTGGATTTCTGGAGCACTGATTTTCATCAGCAAAGATTGGTTTAAAGAAGTTAATGGCTGGAATGAGGACTATTGGCTTTATTTTGAAGATGTTGAAATCTGCAAAAAAATAAGTAAAAAAGGAGTAAAAATCGCAGTAACCCAAAATACCGCAGTTTTACACGAACATGGAGGCTCATCGAGAAATGATTTTGAAACAGAATATATCTGCAAAACAGAAGTTATTATTTCGAAACATATTTACATAAACAATAATTTTAATACTTTTTCTAAAGTACCGGCTCACCTATCCCTAATTGTTTTTACGCTTCTTGAAAAAAGTTTTCTGTCGCTTTTAAGTCTATTTTTGTTTTCTAATTTAAAATTAAAAGCCAATAGATACATTCTCAAAAATCTTTGCACTTATTATTTTTACGCCATAAAAAAGCAAACTTGGTTAAGTAAACAATCTTTAAATTATGACAAATAGCAATGCCTATAAATTGTCCGTATTAATCATAACTTTAAATGAAGAAAAGCATTTAAAAGCTTTGTTATCGGATTTGGATTTTGCCGATGAGATTGTGATTGTAGATTCTTTTAGCACTGATAAAACGGAAAACATTGCAAAATCATTCCACAAAGTAAGCTTTATACAGCATAAGTTTGAAAATTTTTCTGACCAAAGAAATTTTGCAATCAATCAATCAAAAAACGACTGGATTCTATTTCTGGATGCCGACGAAGTTTTGACTCCCGAATTAAAACAAGAAATAATAGAGACATTACAAAACAATCAAACCTATTCAGCTTATTTTTTTGAACGAATTTTTATGTTTGAGGATTCGGTTCTTAAATACAGTGGCAATCAAACCGATAAAATCATTAGACTTTTCAATAAAAATTTGGCTCGATACGATGAAAAAAAATTGGTTCACGAAAAACTGATTGTAAATGGTAAAATTGCCTTTTTAAAAAACAAACTCATTCACTATACTTATTTGAGTTACCAAGATTACAGGGAAAAAATTATTTTTTATGGTAAGTTAAAAGCCTTGGAAAAGTTTTCAGAAAAAACAAAACCAACAGTGTTGCATCAGTTATTCCATCCAGTTTATAATTTTCTATACAATTATTTCATCAGATTAGGGTTTCTTGATGGCAAAAAAGGCGTAATTATTTGTTACCTAAATGCCTATTCAATAGTTATTCGGTATCAGGAATTAAAAAAATTGTGGAATCAAAACAGGAGACTTATTTCTTCCAAAACTTAAGCTTTTTCTTTAATCTTTTTTTTCTGTAAAATTTTTCCTGAAAATCAGCAGTATGTTTCCAAAGTGTCTCAAAAACGAGATTTTCTGGTTCCCCCGAAAGTTTTGCGTATTCGTTGCTCATTACCACAACCATTTCTTTTACAGGAGTTAGCCTGCACAAATTTTTCATTCGCAAATCAAACGACATTTTTTCATGAAAACTCATTCGGTTCAAATCAACCAAGAAGAAATCATATTTCCCTTCAGAATTCTTTTTAATTAATGTATTCCCTGGAGAATGATCTTTGAATTCTATACCTTTTTGATGCAAAGAATAAGAAAAATGGACAAACTGGCGAAGGATATTTTCATGATCGGGATAAGAAGGTATCTCTAGCAACTCTCTATAAGTCAGGTCGCAATCTAAATGTTCGCTGGCATAGTAACTATCTTTCAACCCTATCCAATCGTAATTTTCGAGATAAGCTAAGGGTTGCGGTGTTCCAATTCCTTTTTCCAACAAAAGTGTGGCATATTCAAAAGAACGTCTGGCCTTAGATTTTCTAAAATACCTATAAGCTATCTTGTTGATTAAATTTGGAATCTTGAATGATTTTATGTTCATCGTCACCCCATCAAGATCAAACAACTTGATGATATTTCTTTTGCCATCGCCAAAGAGTTTCCCTGTAGTTTTGAAATCTGATATACAAAGTAAAATTTTATTCTCGATTGACTTAACAGAGGGAGACGTTTGATATTTCATTGAAAAAATATTAGAAAGACAAAAGTAAGAATTGCATTCTAGACTTCAAATTTTTTATGTAATTTTACCCAAATTTCGATCAATGAGTTACCCTAATTGCACTTTAGTTACCCCAACATATAATTGGCCTGAAGCATTAAACCTATTACTTCTGAGCATTTTACATCAAACTATATTACCAAATGAAGTAATTATTGCAGATGATGGTTCGACTAAAGACACAAAGGAATTAATTTCAGAATTTCAAAAAACATTTCCTGTTCCATTAATACATATCTGGCATGAAGACTTAAAAAACAGAAAGCCGGCAATTATGAATAAAGCTATCGCTGCTTCAAAATATGATTACATTATTGAAATAGATGGCGATATAATAATGAATAAACATTTTATAAAAGACCATTTGGATAATGCACAAAAAGGTCACTATCTATTTGGTTCTCGGGTTAATATTAAAAAAGGTTATTTAACAAAACTATTTTCAAAAAAGAAAATTCATTTTAATATTCACTCAAAAGGAATAAAAAAAAGAGGCAGAACTATACGATTACCTTATTTAATGCGTTTTTCAAAAAGCATCAATACACGTTCACCAAAATTGAGGGGCTGTAATATGTCGTTTTGGAAATCTGATTTCATAAAGATCAATGGATTCAACGAAAATTTGGTTGGGTGGGGAATCGATGACTCTGAAATGATTCAACGAATGCACAACATTGACATTCAAGGAAAAAGGCTCAAAAACTGTGGTGTGGTATATCATATTTATCACGTTGAACAATCTAGAAGCCAGCTTGCAATAAATGATGAAATTTTAAAACAGACTACTGAAAAGAAATTAATTTTTATCGAAAAAGGAATAAATCAATATTTATAACATGTTTGACATCGCCATAATTCTTATTAATTATAATTCAAGTAAACATACTATAAATTGTATTCGATCCATAGTAGATAATACTTCCGAAAAAATTAACTATCAAATTATCATCACTGATAATTGTTCTAGAAAGGAGGATTATTTTTCGCTAAAAACTTTTTGTGAAACAATTTCAATTCCTAATTTAAAACTCTACAGAAGTAATATTAATACTGGCTTTGGTGGAGGAAACATGAACGGAGTCCAACATTCAAATGCAAAATATTATGCATTTATCAATAATGACACTTTACTTTTAAACGATTGTTTGTCTATTCTAAAAGACACCCTAGACAATAATCCAGAAATAGGACTCGCTGGAGGGCAATCACATAAAGAGAATGGTGATTTTATGGTCTCTTTGGATCATTTTACGTCACCTTTAAAAGAGATTGCTGGCCGGGATTTTCTTGAATTCATTAACCCCAAAAAATACCCGAAAAGAAAAATAAGACATTTAACTCCGACACAAGTCAGCTTTGTACCAGGCAGTTTTATGTTCCTAAGAGCTGAGGATTTTAATAGAATCGGAGGGTTTGACACCAATATATTCCTTTATTATGAAGAAACCGATTTGTGCCTCAGATTGAAAAAAATATCCAAACATGCTTGTTTGGTTCCTGATGCAAAATTCATTCATTTACATGGTGCAAGCACAGAACAAAAATCTATTGACATAAAAAAGGAAATAAAAATATCGTTGCTATATGTAATAAGAAAACATTACGGGTTCTTTGGGCATAAAATTATTTTAGTCCATCAGATAGTAAAGTATTTTTTCAGCAGTCTTTTTAAACCAAAAAACTGGTCCCTTTTTATCTTAATACTTGGTGGTGCTCACATAAGTAAATCATTGAAATCAAAGCAAACGATAACAACTTTAGAATGAAAATAACCAAAAAAATAAAACATTATTTCACCAGAATTCGAAAAATCTATAGAATCGAAAGAGAGAATTCTGAAATAAAGTTTAAACCTTTGGAGGAATTAAATCGAGTTCCGTTATTATTTGAACCATCGGAAAAACCAAAAGTTTCTATAATAATCCCTTTTTATAATCAAGAAAATTACACTTGGAATTGTTTATTTTTTTTAAACAAATATTTGACAAATGATATCCCCTATGAAATTCTATTAATTAATGACAACAGCTCTGAAAAATGTGATTTCAATTTAATAAAAGGAATTTCAATTCATAAAAACACTGAACATTTAGGCTTTTTGAAAACCATAAATAAAGGAATTCAGTTAGCCAAAGGGGAATATATTTACACTTTAAACAACGACACTGAAGTACAAGAAAATTTCTTGACCGAATTATTTTTTGTTTTCGAAAATTTCAAAAATGTTGGGGCCGTCGGTTCCAAATTACTCAATCCAAACGGAAATCTTCTCGAAGCAGGAGCTGTTTTTAAAAAAGACTTCAATTACAAACAAATTGGTCTTTCTAAAAAAACATATTATCCCGAAGTAAATTATATTGTAAAAGTAGATTATTGCTCGGATTCCAGTTTGTTGTTTAAAAAAAATGATGACAATGGAAACATCAATTTGTTCGATGAGCAATTTTCACCAGCCTTATTTGAAGAAAAAGACTTTTGTCTCAACTTAAAACAAGTACAAAACAAAGAAATATACTACACTCCGTTTTCAAAGGTTGTACATTTTAATGACAAAACTTACAATTCATCTAAAAGCAAAGCACTTTACAAAGCCAATTTTGAAAAATTCAAAGCAAAATGGAAAAAACAGCTTAACGGAATAAAAGCCACAACTATTGAAAATAGGATTCAAGAAATTTACAATAAAAAATCTATTGTTTTCTTTAATGCAATGATTCCTGAATTTGACAGGGATTCTGGCTCCAATAGATTGAAAGAAATAATAAAGAGCTACATTGAACTTGACTTTCATGTTACCTTAATATGTCCATCTGTTTATAAAGATAATTACTACATTCCTTTTTTTCAAAAAATGGGGGTTAATGTATATTATGAGCATAAAATGTTTGCCGGTTTTAGATTTTACCTAATAAATCAAAAAATAAAAGCCTCTTTTACTTGGTTTTACGGTCCAAAACAATTTGTATCATATTATAAATCAGTAAAAAAAATAATGCCAAAAACAAAATTGATTTATGATATGGTAGATATTCACCATTTAAGATACAAAAGGGGAATTGAACTGGATCCTTTAAGAATTTCATTTAGAAAAAAGTATTTAAAATACAAGAAAATGGAATTAAAAGCCTCTGAATTAGCTAATTATGTAATCACTATTTCAAAATTTGAGGAAGATTACATGGAATCCATCTGTTCAAAAAATAAAATAATTACAATATCTAACATTCATTATCCAAAAATAAGCATTGAGGAAACCTTACCTTTTGAAGAGCGAAAAGACATGCTTTTCATTGGTTCTACGCACTCGCCAAACGTTGATGCACTGAATTACTTATATAATGAAATCATGCCTTTGGTTTGGAACGAAATTCCGGATTTAAAAGTAAATATTATTGGTACCGTAAATGAAGTTATCAAGGATATAGAACACCCTAACTTAGTTTTCTTGGGCTATGTTGAAAACATTGACGATCTCTTTATCTCAAATAAATTCATGATTGCTCCGCTAAGATATGGAGCCGGCGTGAAAGGAAAAATAGGACAATCTTTTGAATATTATTTGCCTGTCATAACCTCATCAATTGGAGCAGAAGGAATGCATTTGATACACAAAGAAAATGCTTTGATTGAAGACACAAAAGAAGGATTTGCCGAAGCTATAATTGACTTATACACCAATAAAGAATTATGGGAAAAGCTGCAAAGCAACTCTGAAGCTAGTTTATACCCTTTTTCTAGTGAAATGTTAAAGAAAACACTTCTAAAAATAAGCTCAATTAACTAGCCCCCCTTCTTCCTTTTATTTAAAAATAGCATCAATTATATTGTAGCATGTTTCCCTGTCATTGTTATTGGCAAAATAGTCTTTTCCGTAATTTGATATTTCAGAATATACCTTTTCATTGTTGATTAACAATTCTATATCAGCTGCAAATTCTCGAGGAACATTGGCCACCAAACATCCATTATTCGTTTTGTTGACCATACCGTCCACTCCCCTAACATTACATACTACTGGCAGCCCGAAAGACAGCGCTTCTACTACTTTAATCTTAAGGCCAGTACCGGACAGCATAGGACAAATAGCTATTTTTGAATCAGAATAATAATCATCCAAATTCTCGACAAAATCCAACTTATCAACATTGTCAAAATCAGAAATATAATTACAAATTTTACCTATTACTAGAATTTTTAATTTTTTATTTAACAAAGGATAAACCTCCTTAAAAAACCAATTTGCTCCATCAATATTATGCGAATTACTACTGGCTACATAAATTAAATCATATTTTTTACTCGATGAAACTTTACTGAATTTATTTTCAATTATATGTGAAAGCGTAATAACTTCTTTTTTTAGAAATTGTGAAAAGAGATAATTTTCCTCGGCAGAAATAACGAATATCTTATCAAAACGATTGAGTATTTCTATTTCTTTTTGAAAATATTTTCCGAGATTAAAACCTTTCAAATTTTGAAATTGAGAGGTCAAAAAATCGTGTGTATCGATACAGAGCTTAGTATTTTTAACATACGGATTATCAATTACAAATCCTGCCCAATAGGCATAGGAAATAATGATATAATCGTATTGATTCGACTTCAAAATGCTATTGAAATCGGATTGATGTGTGAAACGTATCCTGCTGAAATGCTTTATTCTGCCCAAAATCTTATTAGGGATAGAATAAAATAAAGAATATTTTAATTTATTCTTCCTTAAAATGAATTCTTTCAACAAATATCCTCTACGAATTAAATTGCGTTCTTCCATCTCTTTGATTGATTCATAGGAATAAACACTTGTTTCAACACCTACCAAATCCACTTCGATTGAACGGCTTTTAAAATAGTGTAACAATGCATTTGCTCTTGAATTGTTACCTTGATTTGGTAATAAAGGATTTTCTGGATAGAAATATAATATTCGCATTAAAAAAATGTTTTTACAAAAGTAAATTTAATAATTGATTCTAAGAATTAGAAAAAAGGGTTTAATCAAAAAAACAATAAAATCCTAAGCTTCAAACACAAACAAACTTCCCTAAAATTTTAAGTTATTACTTTAAAATAAATTGACTTTAAAAAACTAAATTTGAAAAAAGAACAAAATTAGTTATCTTTTAAACATTTGATTTACCAATAAAGTTTGACACTTTTTTATGAAAATAGTAAACAATAAAAAAATAATTTTAGCAATCACAGATGATTTCAAAATCAGATGTAGTATTGAAGATAATTTAAAGTACTTAGGTTTCGAAGTTACAGCTATAATTCCCGAAGTAACTGAAAAATTTGAATATAGAAATTTTAAGGAATGGGCTTTAAATTTTATTCGGAAAAACCTTTTTAGAGACAAAGAATATAAAAAAACATTAAGACAAAATTTTGAACGTGAAGTTCTTTTAAAAAAACTATCCAAAGCAGATTACACCCTTACAATTCGTGCCGATAGATTCGAAGATGATTTCATACACAAACTGTTAAAATGTTCACCAAAAAATTATTCATACCAATGGGATGGATTAAAAAGATATGAGAGGATAATTAAATTGGTTCCATACTTTACTAAGTTTTATGTTTTTGATAAAACCGATTTATCACAAAAAAACAAAACCTATCCTACAACAAACTTTTATTTTGATTGCTACCCACATTTGCTTGAAAATAGAAATCCTAAATATGATATTACTTTCATAGGATCTTACGACAATAGAATTGAGAAATTAATACCAATCTGTGAATCATTGTACAATAAAGGATATAAATTAAATATTTTTCTATTCTGTCCTGACGAAAGAGAACCCAATTCGTATCCTTTTTTAAAACACAGTAGAACTCCCTTCAGCTACTATGAATATTTGAAAATAATATCCGACACAAAGTGTATTATGGATTTGCATCATGAGTCAATACACAACGGGTTATCATTTAGATCATTCGAAGCTCTTGGCTATAACAAAAAGTTACTCACAACAAATCTATCAGTTAAGGATTATGATTTTTATAATCCGCAAAATGTTTTTTTTCTACAAAAGACAAATAATTTAAGTAAAATGGACGAGTTTCTCAATTCCGATTATAAAGAAATTGATCCCGTTATTAAAAACAAATACAGCTTCACCAATTGGATTAAATACATTTTAGAAATTGACGGTCATACCCCAATTGAAATACCCTAAAACAAAAATGTCATAATTTTAAAGTCATTTTAAGTAACTTTGACATCCATATTCAATTCAAAAAATGAAAATATCAGTTGCACTATGTACATATAATGGTGAAAAATTTCTTTATGAACAGATAGATTCAATATTGAATCAAACGATTAAAGTTGATGAAATAATTGTTTGTGATGATTGTTCTTCGGACAACACTTTATCAATATTGAAAAAGTATGAAAAAGTTAATCCAAGTATTTTTAAAATTAATCAAAATGAGGTCAACCTAAAGAGCAATAAGAATTTCGAAAAGGCAATTGGACTTTGCAGTGGTGATTATATCTTTTTATCAGATCAAGATGATATTTGGAGAAATGACAAAGTTGAAAAAACACTAGCCGTTTTTAATCAAAATCCAGACGCAGAAGGTGTTTTTTCTAATGGAGTATTAATAAATAATAAAGGAGAAGTTATTTACAAAGACAACTCATTATGGGATTCCTTTTCTTTTTATGAATCAAAAATAGACAAACCGATTGATCTATTCGATTTTCTTATTACAAACGGTAATTATTTGACGGGCGCCTCACTTTGTATTCGAAAAGAAGTGAAAATTTTTTGCTTCCCTTTTATGACTATGGAAGACTTCTTACATGACGAATGGCTTGCTTCAATTTTGACAAAAAAAAGGACATTATTCTATACAACTGAAAAACTAATTTCTTACCGCTTACATGATTCTCAGCAGTTAGGAATTGGGGATGAAAATAAATTTAGTGATTATAGCAATAATGTAATTCGAATACAAAAAACTATAATCAAAACAAAAAAGCCAAAATCATATAAGGATTATAAATTTTTAACAAATCTATATTACTCCAGATATGAAAGATATGTAAAATTAAAAGATCAAAATATTGATTCTCCTATCATTTTCGAATTAATAAATGCCGTTATCGAATTTTATACTAAGTTTGATCTTGAGATGAAAGAGAAGCACCCAATTCGTTATTTTTTCAGAAAAAGAAAAGATAAAATGAAAGGCAAAAGACAAATTGACGCTCAATTTATTACCCCGAAAACAAATCGATAAATTACAACAATGAACACAAAAGCCCGAATCATATCATTTTATTTACCTCAATATCATCCAATTCCTGAAAATGATGAATGGTGGGGAAAAGGCTTTACTGAATGGACCAATGTGGGCAAGGCAAAAGCTTTGTTTAAAAAACATTATCAGCCCCGTATTCCCGCAGATTTAGGCTATTATGATCTCCGTGTTCCAGAAACCCGTAAAGCACAAGCGGATATGGCCCGTGAATATGGTATTGAAGGTTTTTGCTATTGGCATTATTGGTTTGGCAATGGCAAACGATTAATAGAGAGACCTTTTAATGAAGTAATCGAATCAGGCGAACCAGATTTTCCTTTTTGTTTGGCTTGGGCTAATGAAACATGGAAGGGTTTTGATCATGGGCTACAGAATCGAAATGTTTTAATCGAACAATTGTACCCTGGTATTGAAGACTATACGGCTCATTTTAATGAAGTTTTGCCTGCGTTTAAAGACAAAAGATATATCACAATTGACAACAAACCGGTTTTCATGATTTACAAACCGCTAGCCGACCCAGAAATCCCTTTGTTTATAGAAACTTGGCGTAAACTAGCAGTTGAAAATGGACTAATGGGAATTTATTTCATAGGACACAGTATGGATTTTACAATCAGCGACCAAAAACTATTGAAAACTGGAATTGATGCTATAAATACGGTTCGATTAAACGATTTTTTGTCTGACAAAAAATCGCTTTCCAGAAAATTCTATAAAAGATACAACAAGATTTTTAGAAACAATATTAAAGTATTCCCCTATAAAATTGCTTCTCAAAAATTTATTTCCCCTGATCTAGATAAAAAAGAAAATGTTTACCCTAGCATTATTCCCGGATGGGATCATAGTCCCCGCAGTGGTCGTGAAGGATTAATTTTAACAGATGCTAATCCTGAATTGTTTGAAAAACACGTTAAAGAAGCAGTTGAAATTGTAAAAAATAAAAATGATGAACATAAAATTATTTTTATTAAATCATGGAACGAATGGGCAGAAGGGAATTATATGGAACCCGACTTACGCTGGGGAACAAAATTCCTTGAAGCATTAAAAAGACAAGTTTTAAAATAAATGTCTTTATTATTCGTTCAAATAATAAATCGAAAAAAACACTGGCTTCTAATACATTATAAATAAAACCAAATTTATTACGAAAAGAAAAGATTGAAATTAAATTAAACATTTAAAAGTATTTCTTCTCATGTTTACAATCAATATCGCTTAAAAATGAAAATTACAATAATAAGCTATGACAATTGGGGACTCAACAATCATTTAAAAATTGCTTTAGAAAAAAATGGGCATACTGTCCGTCATATTAATTTTTTTGATTTTAAATACAAATACCCTAATTTTCGATCTAAACTTTATAATCTAATTTTAAAAATAATATCTCGCAAAAACATAAAAAACATTTATTACGGAAACGAAATACTAAAAATACTAAGAGAAAACAACGAAACCCAAGACGTTATTTTAACCATTAAAGGAGAATTTATTGACCCTAAATCTATTTTGGAGTTTAAGAAATACACCAAAAAATCAATTGCCTTTTTTAACGACAGTATTTCTAGATGCCCTCGAACAAAAAATGTTATCACCTGTTTTGACGAAGTATATTCTTTTGAAAAAGAAGACTGCTTAAAATATAATTTGAAATTTATAACCAATTGGATTTACACCACCCCATCGACCAATAAACAAAAACAGTATCAGGTTTTTAATATTAGTTCCAAAGACAGGCGTTTTACGATAACAGAAAAAATAGCCTCAAGTTTAAAAGAAAAAAATATCAATTATAAAATTATAGTGTTTGACAAAAAAAATAAAACTCAAATATCAAATGTCGAATTCACATCGAAACAAATTCCTCTAGTAGAGGTTAACGATTATCTGAACAACTCCGAAGTTTTATTGGATATTAACAGGAAACATCAAAAGGGATTAACTTTTAGGGTATTTGAAAGCATTGGATTAGAAAAAAAACTAATTACCACAAATACCGACATTATTAATTATGATTTCTACAACCCTAATAACATCTTGGTTATAGACGAACAAAAGCCCGATATCCCATTGACTTTCTTCAATACTGATTATGAAAAAATACCGGAAGTCGTTTCTAATAAATATACGTTAGACCAATGGATCAAACAAGTTTTTTATTGATTCTTACAAAATATAACAAAATATTGTACATAAAACCTCCTATAAAAGTATATTTGCATTTTTTATAGTAAACCTATTTGATGTTTT belongs to Flavobacterium gilvum and includes:
- a CDS encoding glycosyltransferase; translation: MKITKKIKHYFTRIRKIYRIERENSEIKFKPLEELNRVPLLFEPSEKPKVSIIIPFYNQENYTWNCLFFLNKYLTNDIPYEILLINDNSSEKCDFNLIKGISIHKNTEHLGFLKTINKGIQLAKGEYIYTLNNDTEVQENFLTELFFVFENFKNVGAVGSKLLNPNGNLLEAGAVFKKDFNYKQIGLSKKTYYPEVNYIVKVDYCSDSSLLFKKNDDNGNINLFDEQFSPALFEEKDFCLNLKQVQNKEIYYTPFSKVVHFNDKTYNSSKSKALYKANFEKFKAKWKKQLNGIKATTIENRIQEIYNKKSIVFFNAMIPEFDRDSGSNRLKEIIKSYIELDFHVTLICPSVYKDNYYIPFFQKMGVNVYYEHKMFAGFRFYLINQKIKASFTWFYGPKQFVSYYKSVKKIMPKTKLIYDMVDIHHLRYKRGIELDPLRISFRKKYLKYKKMELKASELANYVITISKFEEDYMESICSKNKIITISNIHYPKISIEETLPFEERKDMLFIGSTHSPNVDALNYLYNEIMPLVWNEIPDLKVNIIGTVNEVIKDIEHPNLVFLGYVENIDDLFISNKFMIAPLRYGAGVKGKIGQSFEYYLPVITSSIGAEGMHLIHKENALIEDTKEGFAEAIIDLYTNKELWEKLQSNSEASLYPFSSEMLKKTLLKISSIN
- a CDS encoding glycosyltransferase, with the translated sequence MRILYFYPENPLLPNQGNNSRANALLHYFKSRSIEVDLVGVETSVYSYESIKEMEERNLIRRGYLLKEFILRKNKLKYSLFYSIPNKILGRIKHFSRIRFTHQSDFNSILKSNQYDYIIISYAYWAGFVIDNPYVKNTKLCIDTHDFLTSQFQNLKGFNLGKYFQKEIEILNRFDKIFVISAEENYLFSQFLKKEVITLSHIIENKFSKVSSSKKYDLIYVASSNSHNIDGANWFFKEVYPLLNKKLKILVIGKICNYISDFDNVDKLDFVENLDDYYSDSKIAICPMLSGTGLKIKVVEALSFGLPVVCNVRGVDGMVNKTNNGCLVANVPREFAADIELLINNEKVYSEISNYGKDYFANNNDRETCYNIIDAIFK
- a CDS encoding CgeB family protein encodes the protein MKIVNNKKIILAITDDFKIRCSIEDNLKYLGFEVTAIIPEVTEKFEYRNFKEWALNFIRKNLFRDKEYKKTLRQNFEREVLLKKLSKADYTLTIRADRFEDDFIHKLLKCSPKNYSYQWDGLKRYERIIKLVPYFTKFYVFDKTDLSQKNKTYPTTNFYFDCYPHLLENRNPKYDITFIGSYDNRIEKLIPICESLYNKGYKLNIFLFCPDEREPNSYPFLKHSRTPFSYYEYLKIISDTKCIMDLHHESIHNGLSFRSFEALGYNKKLLTTNLSVKDYDFYNPQNVFFLQKTNNLSKMDEFLNSDYKEIDPVIKNKYSFTNWIKYILEIDGHTPIEIP
- a CDS encoding glycosyltransferase family 2 protein, whose amino-acid sequence is MKISVALCTYNGEKFLYEQIDSILNQTIKVDEIIVCDDCSSDNTLSILKKYEKVNPSIFKINQNEVNLKSNKNFEKAIGLCSGDYIFLSDQDDIWRNDKVEKTLAVFNQNPDAEGVFSNGVLINNKGEVIYKDNSLWDSFSFYESKIDKPIDLFDFLITNGNYLTGASLCIRKEVKIFCFPFMTMEDFLHDEWLASILTKKRTLFYTTEKLISYRLHDSQQLGIGDENKFSDYSNNVIRIQKTIIKTKKPKSYKDYKFLTNLYYSRYERYVKLKDQNIDSPIIFELINAVIEFYTKFDLEMKEKHPIRYFFRKRKDKMKGKRQIDAQFITPKTNR
- a CDS encoding glycosyltransferase WbsX family protein translates to MNTKARIISFYLPQYHPIPENDEWWGKGFTEWTNVGKAKALFKKHYQPRIPADLGYYDLRVPETRKAQADMAREYGIEGFCYWHYWFGNGKRLIERPFNEVIESGEPDFPFCLAWANETWKGFDHGLQNRNVLIEQLYPGIEDYTAHFNEVLPAFKDKRYITIDNKPVFMIYKPLADPEIPLFIETWRKLAVENGLMGIYFIGHSMDFTISDQKLLKTGIDAINTVRLNDFLSDKKSLSRKFYKRYNKIFRNNIKVFPYKIASQKFISPDLDKKENVYPSIIPGWDHSPRSGREGLILTDANPELFEKHVKEAVEIVKNKNDEHKIIFIKSWNEWAEGNYMEPDLRWGTKFLEALKRQVLK